The following coding sequences are from one Clostridia bacterium window:
- a CDS encoding ATP-grasp domain-containing protein, translating to VSDRLYFEPLAPEYVLSVLAKEKPDGVMVQFGGQSAIKLAKPVADAGYPVLGTQPKQIHRAEDRKEFDALLGELGIPRPAGGTAFTTAEAVATAEKLGYPVLVRPSYVLGGQGMEIAYQSRDVAEYMEIITRVKQEHPVLIDKYITGREIEVDAVCDGEDILIPGIMEHIERTGIHSGDSISVYPAVNVSPAVIDTVVDYTRKLALALEIKGLINIQFIEHREEVFVIEVNPRASRTVPYLSKVTGIPIIALATRVMLGEKLKDLGYGTGLYPAKNLVAVKVPVFSLDKLPLVEVSLGPEMKSTGEVLGVAGDLPEALYKGLLAAGCNFPEQGTVLVTVADVYKEEAVEVAREFAALGFKLLATQGTARALESRGVPVQVINKLSQPSYNIGDALREGVINIIVNTPTHGRIPQRDGFRLRRMAVESSVPCFTSLDTVKAFLSSLRLYRQGKKPGIVCLNDLS from the coding sequence GCCAAACCCGTAGCCGATGCCGGTTACCCGGTCTTAGGCACCCAGCCCAAGCAGATTCACCGGGCCGAAGACCGGAAGGAGTTTGACGCCCTGCTGGGTGAGCTGGGAATTCCCCGGCCCGCCGGGGGCACGGCCTTTACCACCGCAGAGGCGGTAGCTACGGCGGAAAAGCTGGGCTATCCCGTGCTGGTGCGGCCTTCTTATGTGCTGGGGGGGCAGGGCATGGAAATCGCCTACCAGAGCCGCGATGTGGCGGAGTACATGGAGATCATCACCCGGGTCAAGCAAGAGCACCCGGTGCTCATTGACAAGTACATCACCGGCCGGGAGATCGAAGTGGATGCGGTGTGTGACGGGGAAGATATCCTCATCCCGGGTATTATGGAACATATCGAGCGGACCGGTATCCATTCCGGCGACAGCATTTCCGTCTATCCCGCCGTCAATGTGAGCCCCGCGGTGATTGACACGGTGGTGGATTATACCCGGAAACTGGCTTTGGCCTTGGAAATCAAAGGGCTCATCAATATCCAGTTCATCGAACACCGGGAGGAAGTCTTCGTCATCGAAGTGAACCCGCGGGCCAGCCGGACGGTACCCTATCTCAGCAAGGTGACGGGGATTCCCATCATTGCACTGGCCACCAGGGTCATGCTGGGCGAGAAACTCAAAGACCTGGGTTACGGCACGGGTCTTTATCCCGCGAAGAACCTGGTGGCGGTGAAAGTTCCTGTCTTCTCCCTGGATAAACTGCCTTTGGTGGAAGTGAGCCTGGGGCCGGAAATGAAATCCACCGGAGAAGTGCTGGGAGTGGCCGGTGACCTGCCGGAAGCCTTGTACAAGGGACTCTTGGCAGCCGGCTGCAATTTCCCGGAACAGGGCACCGTCCTGGTGACCGTGGCTGATGTTTACAAGGAAGAAGCAGTGGAGGTGGCCCGGGAATTTGCCGCTCTTGGCTTTAAGCTTTTGGCCACCCAGGGAACAGCCCGGGCGCTGGAAAGCCGCGGCGTGCCCGTGCAGGTCATTAACAAGCTCAGCCAGCCTTCCTACAACATCGGCGACGCCCTAAGAGAAGGGGTCATCAACATCATTGTCAATACCCCGACCCACGGCCGGATACCCCAGCGGGACGGTTTCCGGCTGAGAAGGATGGCGGTGGAGAGCTCCGTTCCTTGCTTCACCTCCCTGGATACGGTGAAAGCCTTCCTCTCTTCCCTGCGGCTGTACCGGCAGGGCAAAAAGCCCGGCATTGTCTGCTTAAACGATCTCTCATGA
- a CDS encoding diaminopimelate epimerase yields MLEFTKMHGLGNDYVYIDCTGACPPGLMENLPELARRVSDRHFGVGSDGLVLILPSETADFRMRMFNADGSEAEMCGNAIRCVGKYVYDRGLTAKTRLTVETLAGIKELDLLTVGNRVELVQVDMGEPVLDPKRIPVLAGGQAAINLPVQVEGETYRVTCVSMGNPHAVIFVEEVDRFPVAQVGPRLENHPLFPNRINVEFVQVIDEGTLKMRVWERGAGETMACGTGACAVLVASVLNGVSQRQTRLQLLGGDLLVEWREDNNRVYMTGPAVKVFDGELAL; encoded by the coding sequence ATGCTTGAATTCACCAAAATGCACGGCTTGGGCAACGATTATGTGTATATCGACTGCACCGGGGCATGCCCCCCCGGTCTGATGGAGAACCTGCCGGAGTTAGCCCGGCGGGTGAGCGACCGGCATTTCGGCGTCGGCTCCGACGGTCTGGTCCTCATCCTGCCTTCGGAGACGGCGGATTTCCGCATGCGCATGTTTAACGCCGACGGATCCGAGGCGGAAATGTGCGGCAACGCCATCCGGTGCGTGGGCAAGTACGTCTACGATCGCGGTTTGACTGCCAAGACCAGGCTTACCGTTGAGACCCTGGCCGGCATCAAGGAGCTGGATTTGCTTACTGTCGGCAACCGGGTGGAGCTGGTGCAGGTGGACATGGGGGAGCCGGTGTTGGACCCCAAGCGGATCCCGGTATTGGCGGGAGGGCAGGCGGCGATCAACCTTCCGGTGCAGGTGGAGGGGGAAACCTACCGGGTGACCTGCGTTTCCATGGGCAATCCCCACGCCGTTATTTTTGTGGAGGAGGTGGACCGGTTTCCGGTGGCCCAAGTGGGGCCCCGGCTGGAAAACCATCCTTTGTTTCCCAACCGGATCAATGTGGAGTTTGTGCAGGTCATTGATGAAGGGACCCTGAAGATGCGGGTGTGGGAAAGGGGTGCCGGGGAAACCATGGCCTGCGGCACCGGGGCTTGTGCCGTCCTGGTGGCTTCCGTGTTAAACGGGGTGTCCCAGCGCCAAACCCGCCTGCAACTGTTGGGAGGAGATTTACTGGTAGAGTGGCGCGAAGACAATAATCGCGTGTACATGACGGGCCCTGCGGTGAAGGTTTTTGACGGGGAATTGGCCCTGTAG
- a CDS encoding LL-diaminopimelate aminotransferase yields the protein MARINEHYLQLPGGYLFSEIGKRVARYREQHPEARIIRLGIGDVTRPLPRAVIESLHRAVEEMARQETFKGYGPEQGYDFLRRSIVEGEYRPLGIDLDEDEVFISDGAKSDTANIQEIFSAGCVVAVMDPVYPVYVDSNVMAGRAGSLNAAGRFNRLVYLPCTAENNFVPELLEEKVDLIYLCYPNNPTGMTITGAQLKKWVDYAREHQAVILYDAAYEAYIREEGVVHSIYEIEGAKEVAIEFRSFSKNAGFTGTRCAFTVVPKELKGYTGDGQAVSLNQLWFRRQTTKFNGVAYIIQKGAAAVYTEEGRRQVRELIDYYMTNAAIIREGLLQLGLQVFGGVNAPYIWLKTPEGLDSWAFFDKLLREAQVVGTPGAGFGPSGEGYFRLTAFGSREDTIEAVERIKRQLKL from the coding sequence ATGGCGAGAATCAATGAGCATTACTTGCAGCTGCCGGGCGGTTACCTGTTTTCGGAAATCGGGAAGAGGGTGGCCCGGTACCGGGAACAGCACCCGGAGGCCCGGATCATCAGGCTGGGCATCGGGGATGTAACGCGGCCCTTGCCCCGGGCCGTCATTGAGAGCCTGCACCGGGCGGTGGAGGAGATGGCCCGGCAGGAAACCTTTAAGGGTTACGGGCCGGAACAGGGTTATGATTTCCTGCGGCGGAGCATTGTCGAGGGGGAATACCGGCCCCTGGGCATTGACCTGGATGAGGATGAAGTCTTTATCAGCGACGGGGCTAAATCGGATACGGCCAATATCCAGGAAATCTTCAGTGCCGGCTGTGTAGTGGCGGTGATGGACCCCGTCTACCCGGTCTATGTGGACAGCAACGTGATGGCGGGACGGGCCGGTTCCTTGAACGCCGCCGGCCGGTTTAACCGGCTGGTTTACCTGCCCTGCACGGCGGAGAATAATTTTGTGCCGGAACTGCTTGAAGAGAAAGTGGACCTGATTTATCTCTGCTATCCCAACAATCCTACCGGGATGACCATTACCGGGGCACAGTTGAAGAAGTGGGTGGACTATGCCCGGGAACACCAAGCGGTGATCCTGTATGACGCCGCCTACGAAGCTTATATCCGGGAAGAAGGGGTGGTCCACAGCATCTACGAGATCGAGGGAGCTAAGGAAGTGGCTATCGAGTTTCGCAGTTTTTCTAAAAACGCCGGCTTTACCGGTACCCGCTGTGCCTTCACGGTGGTACCCAAGGAGTTGAAGGGTTATACCGGCGACGGCCAAGCCGTTTCCCTCAACCAGCTGTGGTTCCGGCGCCAGACCACCAAGTTCAACGGGGTGGCCTATATCATCCAAAAGGGCGCCGCCGCCGTGTACACGGAAGAAGGGCGGCGGCAGGTGCGGGAACTCATCGATTACTACATGACCAACGCCGCCATCATCCGGGAAGGGCTGCTGCAGCTGGGGCTGCAGGTCTTCGGCGGGGTGAATGCTCCCTACATCTGGCTGAAAACGCCGGAGGGACTGGATTCATGGGCCTTCTTCGATAAGCTGCTCCGGGAAGCCCAGGTGGTCGGCACCCCCGGTGCCGGTTTCGGCCCCAGCGGGGAAGGCTACTTCCGCCTCACTGCCTTCGGCAGCCGGGAGGACACGATAGAAGCTGTGGAGCGGATCAAAAGGCAGCTAAAACTGTAA
- a CDS encoding ANTAR domain-containing protein, which produces MIGSRIFLALAQPDELKKIRWFLTRQGFTVVDETQDGTNALRRIRTVHPDLIVADAELPGLSGVKLAEIVEEEDLAPIIVLTSSDQGGLWLDFEHPTGIIFLQRPLTKQGLLQTIQLSLISDYKIKHLKQDIKKLQHQLEERKLVERAKGILMRQNNLTENEAYRLLQKQSMNTGTSLAELAKAIILSHQLTE; this is translated from the coding sequence ATGATAGGGAGTAGAATTTTCCTGGCCTTAGCTCAACCTGATGAATTGAAGAAGATTAGATGGTTCTTGACTCGCCAGGGATTTACCGTGGTGGATGAAACACAGGACGGGACTAACGCCCTGCGGCGCATTAGAACCGTGCACCCGGATTTGATTGTGGCCGATGCGGAGCTGCCGGGCTTAAGCGGCGTCAAACTGGCGGAAATCGTGGAAGAAGAGGATCTTGCCCCTATCATCGTCCTCACCAGCAGTGATCAAGGCGGTCTCTGGCTGGACTTTGAACACCCCACCGGCATCATCTTCCTGCAGCGGCCCCTGACAAAACAGGGGCTGCTGCAGACCATCCAGCTTTCCCTCATCAGCGATTACAAGATCAAGCACCTGAAGCAAGATATCAAGAAACTGCAGCACCAGCTGGAGGAACGTAAACTGGTGGAAAGAGCCAAAGGCATCCTGATGCGGCAAAACAACCTTACTGAAAATGAAGCTTACCGCCTCCTGCAAAAACAAAGCATGAACACGGGCACTTCCCTTGCTGAACTGGCCAAAGCCATCATCCTGTCTCACCAGCTCACCGAGTGA